The Janthinobacterium tructae genome contains the following window.
CGACAACATTGCTGGCGTCTGATCCGACAACATTGTTGACGTCTGTGGTGTTGTCGGATTACGCGCGGCTTTGCCGCGCTAATACGACCTACTCTGGCTTGGCTTCCGCCTTGGCAGCCTTGTCGGCGGCTTTATCCGCTTTTTCCGGCTTTTCAGCAGCCAGCGGGGGCAGTTCACGCACGCCCAGCGAAGCGCGGACCTTGTTTTCGATCTCGCGGGCCAGCGCCGGACGCTCTTGCAGGAAGGCGCGGGCGTTGTCCTTGCCCTGGCCGATGCGTTCGCCGTTGTAGCTGTACCACGAACCGGATTTTTCCACGATCTTGGCATCCGAGCCCAGGTCCAGGATTTCGCCTTCGCGCGAGGTGCCGGCGCCGTACAGGATGTCGAAGTGCGCTTCCTTGAACGGTGGCGCGATCTTGTTCTTGACGACCTTGACCTTGGTTTCGTTGCCGATCACTTCATCGCCGGACTTGATCGAGCCGGTGCGGCGGATATCGAGGCGCACGGAGGCGTAGAATTTCAGCGCATTGCCGCCGGTGGTGGTTTCAGGACTGCCGAACATCACGCCGATCTTCATGCGGATCTGGTTGATGAAGATGACCAGGGTATTCGTGCGGTTGATGGAACCGGTCAATTTACGCAGGGCTTGCGACATCAGGCGCGCTTGCAAGCCTGGCAGCGAGTCGCCCATGTCGCCTTCGATCTCGGCGCGTGGCGTCAGTGCGGCCACGGAGTCGATGACGACCAGGTCGACGCTGCCCGAACGCACGAGGGCGTCGCAGATTTCCAGTGCCTGCTCGCCCGTGTCCGGTTGCGAGATCAGCAATTCGTGCAGGTTCACGCCCAGCTTTTGCGCGTAACCGACGTCGAGCGCGTGCTCGGCATCGATAAAGGCGCAGGTGCCGCCGAGTTTTTGCATTTCAGCAATGGTTTGCAGGGTCAGCGTGGTTTTACCCGACGATTCAGGACCGTAGATTTCCACCACGCGGCCGCGCGGCAAGCCGCCTACGCCCAGCGCGATATCGAGGCCGAGCGAACCGGTCGACACGACTTGCACTTCTTCGATCACCGCGCTGGCATCCATGCGCATGACCGAACCTTTGCCAAACTGCTTCTCGATCTGCGCCAGTGCGGCGGCGAGCGCC
Protein-coding sequences here:
- the recA gene encoding recombinase RecA; amino-acid sequence: MDDKKAVVPASEKAKALAAALAQIEKQFGKGSVMRMDASAVIEEVQVVSTGSLGLDIALGVGGLPRGRVVEIYGPESSGKTTLTLQTIAEMQKLGGTCAFIDAEHALDVGYAQKLGVNLHELLISQPDTGEQALEICDALVRSGSVDLVVIDSVAALTPRAEIEGDMGDSLPGLQARLMSQALRKLTGSINRTNTLVIFINQIRMKIGVMFGSPETTTGGNALKFYASVRLDIRRTGSIKSGDEVIGNETKVKVVKNKIAPPFKEAHFDILYGAGTSREGEILDLGSDAKIVEKSGSWYSYNGERIGQGKDNARAFLQERPALAREIENKVRASLGVRELPPLAAEKPEKADKAADKAAKAEAKPE